The DNA sequence TGGCCCGGGGCTCTGTGGAGGGCAAGGGAAGGTGTAACATGGTGGCCTTGTCCCACTGACCCTGCAGGCCATGCCAGCCTCTCCTGGACTTGGGTTCTCAGGGTAAAGAATACATGACAACCCTCTGCACCCTGAGAAGTCCCAGATGCATTTGCCAGAGCTGACCAACTGGGAGAAGAGCCAGAAAGCTACCCCTGCCTCCCAGCTCCTAGGTGTACTCCAAAGACCCTACTCCCCTCCCTGACACCATCAAAAAGaacagggcaaaaaaaaaaaaaatgtagaggccaggtgtggtggtgcatattcataatcccagctactcaggagcagaggtaggaggatcaaggtcgaAAGCCAACTGGGTAAAGTtagcctgagaccctatctgaaaaacaaactaaaaacaaaagggttgggggtgtggtttgagtggtagagcacctgcctagcagtcccccatgctgtcaaaaaaaaaaaaaagttaaacatctCAAGTTTGGGGGGGTaggggtgttttgtttgttttgttttttgagacagggtctcactttgtagccaggctggacttgaacttgctatgtcattcctgctgtcctcaaactcatgagccatctcctgctttcacctcttgagtgctggttGTACAGGTAAGTACCATATCTGGCCTAAGTAACTTCTAAGTTAGTATCTTAAAACAATAACATTTTAGATACCTTGGTTTAAATAAGATGCTCCAAAAATTAATTACCTCTTtctctttaccttttctttttattcatatgtgcttctCTTTACCTTTTTAACATAGCTACTAggaattttttgttattgttactttgtttttgaggaaacaaacttatgtagcccaggttggccctgaactcatgatcctcctgcctccagcctccccagtactgggattataggcatgtaccaccatgcccagatctactagaaaattctaaatttcaTATGTGGTTTAGCTCACATTGGTGGCTTGCCTTAGATTCGTACTGGACCATGCTGTTCTAGAACCCAGGTAGCCTGGGACAGCCAGCTGCAGAAGGCAGATGGGAAGGTGGTATGCCTGTGAACAGTGACAATCCCCCTCAGCACCTCTGTCTCTCCCACTGCCCATTCATAGCCCCTAGGCCAGGTATAGTGGTCAGCGCACCTTCATCTTGGGCTCTGGTCCCTATCTCTGCTACATGGCACCTGACTCCCAGGAGCCTAAGCTCAGCTCCTCCCACTGCCAATTGAGGATGAACCTCCAAAGAGAGGTCCCAGCACCCTTCTCCCTCCAGGGACCAGCTGGTGCCCTAGCCATGTGCCCACCCTACCTGAGAAGGCCGAGAAGGAGATAATGGTCTCAGAAGCACTGAACCTGGTGAAGGCTGCAACACTGAACctgggacagagaagcaggacgTCTGCTGGGGAGGGGCTGGCAAATAAGGCAAAACCTCTCCCAGGATGTGAGACCTCCATCAATGGATGCTCAAGTAGAGGAAGCTTCACTGCTTCCCTTATTTAGAGGCTGTGATCCTGCTTCCTATACTGTAGAGCAAAGTACCTCggcttctcctccctcttccctgccCTGTTTGTTTTGAGAGCAAGAAGCCTCTTGAAATGTGTACCTGGATAGCCTTGAAATTGCCCTGGCAAACCTAAGCAACCCACCCCCCATTTCTtattgaaaacaacaacaaacaaaaaagaaaacccgtAACAGATGAGTGTTCCCTTTTTGCCCTCCCTGTCAGGACACCCAGTCAAAAATAATTCTGCTGGCCCTTAGGGATTAGTGCAGGCATTCTCTTTGTGAGTCCATCTAGATCTGTTGTTGAGAGATTGTGTAAAAACCCATAAGTGATGGCCCCCCTTCCTGTCCACCTCAGCCCTCACCTGTACTGAGAGCCTGGCTTCAGCTGCCCATTACATATTTCCTGGGTATGGCCACAGTCCTCCGTACCCATGGGTACTGTCCAGGATCTTGGCACTGCCCAGGGCCCTGGGTAGAAGGGGTTGGGCAGCAGGATGGCCAGGTAGGAGTCTTGTCCCCTGAAGTAGTGATCGAACCATGTGTGGTTGATGGCTTCCTGGGAGGGATGCACCACTGGGGGAGAAATGGGAAGGGAGGGGCAGGATAAGGTGATTGGTGAGTCATGCATAGCCTTGCGCCCCACCACCAGGGGCTACCCCAACGCAATCCAACACCAGCCCCATCCTCAAGAATGGTCCGGGGAGTCCTTAGCAGCTACAAGACTGATGTCGGCTTTTCATCTTAACAGTCTCAGCTCTGCCAGGCAATAACCAggctctccccacccctcctgaGCCCAGGACTCACGTGACATGTTGGTGGTGGCAATGACACCATACCACTGGATCCGCCCATCATCCTTCCCAAACATACCCCGTGTGATCATCACCCCCATTCCTGACTCTGGCTCCAGCTGGGGGGCTGCAGCTAGCTCTGGAGGATGCCAGGCTGGGGATGGAGCGGAGGAAAAATGAGACAATTGGCAATCAGTCTTCCAGAGCAGAAACCATGCCTTCCTGTCCCCAGAACCTCTCACAGGGCCTGGCAGCAAATGGCTAATGGACAATTAAATAAAGACAGGAAGTTTCCTGGGCTAGGGTGCCATGGCTCAAAAGTATGGAATCAAGCTAACATGATCAGAGCTAGAGGAAAGGGCTGAGCTTGGGAATGGGAGAGCCCCAGGGGCCAGGTCCAGCCCTGGGACAATCCCATGTGGGCAATGACAGAGAGAGACCAGCAGAAAGGGCCTACCCTCGGCAGAAGTAGTGCACACCAGGGAGACGGCCCTACTCTGCAGGCCGTTCCTGCCCAGTGCAGTGAGACTGAGACGGTAGGAGGTGGCGGGCACCAGGTTGGGCAAGAGGAGAGCATCCTCAGAGGTGTTGGCCTGGAACACGAGGCGAGCAGCTCCTCCCGCTGCCAGCTTCTCTGCCACCACCAGACAGGCATCCACGTCTCCGGAGGGCCTCGACCAGTTCAGAGCCAGGTAGGTGGCCTCAGGCTGGCACTGTACGTCCTCCACAGGGCCAGGTTCTGTGGGAAGTGAAGGCTGTGCTTCGTGTGGGGGTCAATGCACCCCAAGAAGACAGTACTGGGTCTGGAGGGGGTCTCAAAACCAGCAGGTGCAATGGACCAACATTTATGCTTATGGAAGGCGCCTCAGCCACAGGGAGAAACAGCTTGTCTTTGGGCCATCACCCCAAATGATAATCCAGGGAAGGGGTGGGTGCCACATCTACCTGCAAGGTGCAGGTGGCTCTCagcacttcttcccttcctcccacagACATACCTATGGGCAGCACCACAGGGTGAGTAGAGGCCTGGAGCGGCCCTGCCTGGCACAGCACTGACAGTGAGAGGTTGTGTCCTGGCGTGAGGTCCCTCAGCATGAGGTGAGCTTGGCCTAGCACCAGGGGCTGCACCCAGGTGGGGTGCCCAGCCTCTGAGAGTTGGGCGTGGCATGTCCCCTGCCCCATGGGGCCACTGACCCAGGCCAGGTTGACCACAGCGCTGCCCGCCTGCATTGACACCAACACCTCATTGGGAATGAGTGGGGCTGTGAAGAGAAGGGGAACAGGTCAGCCAGGTTCCAGACTCTGGTCCTAAGAGTCCCACTGGGTACCAGGGGCTCACTGATCTCCCGCAGTGTCCTCGGTAGGGAGGTGATAAATGGACTAAAGTGCGGCTAGCATGCCATTGAGGGAGGAACCCAGGGGTTTCCGAGGCTGCCTTTGCCACTGCTCCTCCCCTTGCTGCCTTTCCCACACTCCACTCACAGGTCCAGCCAGAGACGTTGGCTGCTGCCGTGCGGAAGGGCCCAGCCCGTGAGACTACCTCCACCTCGTACTTGGTGCCCGGAGTCAGAGCCGAAAAGCTCATGCTGTCCACCTTGGCCCCCACGGTGCTGGTGGCTATCTGGGTGCCTGCCTGGTACAAGATCATCTGGTACCTGTCCCTGCCCCCAGAAGCATGGATCCAGGATGCCCGGAGCTGGGTGGTGCCTTCACTGGTTACATTTACCAGAGGAGGCGCAAGGGGGGCTGCAGAAGAGCAAGGTATGGGGGGAtggacaggaaggaagaaaagtatcCAAATTCAATATCTAGTTTTTCCTGCCCAGAAAGCTCCCCCCACTACTCCCTCGATCCTTGGCCCAGGCAAGAAACTCCCAGGAGAAAGGGGTTCAGGGCAGCAAGTGAGCCCACGACTCAACTCTGAAGCGGGTCCCAGGCAGTGGGGGGCATGCTCAGACTGGGTTAAACGTGAGAGAACACAGGTGGGACACTCAGCAAGGTGCCCAGTGAGCATTCGCTATGACTGTTGTCATTAACAGCTCACAGCCCAGGCTGATCTAGCAGTGGGGTTCAGGCTAGGTGCCTACAGCTACCCACCTCCATGCTTCTGGGTAACAGGGAGCATGGAGAATGGCATGCCCATGGCGGTTGCACAAGTGAGAAAACTCCTGGCTCTGCCCACCGTCTAGAATGTCAGAAGGGCTCTCTGTAAGGCGACAGGGGTTTCCTGGTGTCTAGGGATCAGGGGATAGTCACAGGCTGGGACATACCCACAGTCAGCCCAGCTGACACAGAGAGTCCAAGGGAGACATGAAACCCCTGGAAGTCCAAAGGGCCATGGTCAGAGCACTCACGTGTCCAGCCTGTGGCATTGACGCTGCTGCTCTCCTCTGACCCCTGCAGGGTACCCAGCTGCACCAGAAACTCAGAACCTGGGGCCAGCTGGGCCCAGGAGAAGTTCTGGGCCTCAGGGGCCAGGGTTTCCTTGCTTTCCAGAGCCAGAGGCCTCAGGCTATAAAGTCGAAGCTGGAAGCCATCCCTGCCACCAGGTGGAAGACTCCAGGAAGCCCTCAGGACAGGAGGCTGTGTGGCAAACCCCAGGCTCAGGTTGGCAGGGGGAGCAGGAccttggaggacaggaagagaaaGATTTGGAATGACCTGGATTACTACCTCTCCTTTCCCAAACAAGCTCCACAGCCTCCCAGTCTAAAGATCCAGCTTCCATGGGGCTCAAAGCCCACTCCCCTTGCTTTCCCAGAAGAACCTTTCACAGAGCCACTGGCCAATGTCTGCCTTTTGCCCAATGTCAGACACTACTCTTTCACCACACCCAGTGAGACACCTGCTCTCTTGCATCCCTCAGGGCCTTGCCTCCAGCCTATCAGCTGACATTCAGCTCCGGCAAggtctcagtctgtctgtctctggCCTATGGGCCTTGGTGCATGCTTATCCCCTGCTAAATCCCCTTACCCATCCTACCCAGCCCCCAGGCTTCTCATTCAACTCATTCTTCTCTGAGAACCCCACTCTGACTCCCTAAATAGGTATCCCTTCTGTGAGCTCAAAAAAATCAGATGGATCCACATAAAATCCCCAAGAGTCAGCCATTTTAACTTATAAGAATGTAGTTTCCTGTGATTCAAGGTAAGACATCATGCATATTCCTACCAAgccatttatatttattacaaTATGATATATAAAATCTCATATTTTATAGGTATGTAAACAATGTTTGTCAACCCTGCTTTCTAAACTGTTTTGTTCATAATATCTAGCATCAATGTCTAATCCCATATCTAGAAAAGGGGAGGGATTAATTAAATACTTATTGGAAGGatagatgggtgaatggatggatggatagatagatgagtaGGTACCTGGATGGGTGGGTACATGGATGGTAGGAAATGCTACCAAACAGATTTATAAAAGGTCTCACCTTGAACTCATGGCCCTCTGAGTCAAGAATATGGCACACAGAAGGACAGAGAGTAGAGGTCCCCGCCCGCCGCCCTGCACTGGCCTCCTAGAAGCAGAGCCAGGAACTCACGGGTACAAGTGTGGATCCTTTGGATGCTGGAACTGAGGTTCCCAGCCCAGGCCCATGCTGACATGGTGTAGCAGGAGCCAGGCACCAGACCCCTCAGAGTCAGGCTGGAATTGTCTGGACCCACATCAACAAGGCTGACCAGGGACCTCTGGCTGCCCTCCTGATGCCAGGTGACCTTGTAGCCTTCCCGCTGCCCTGGTGCTGGGGCCCAGCCAATGGTCAGGTCAGATGGGCTACCCCTGTTGATGAGCTCCAGTGACTGTGGTGCAAGGGGACCTGAAGAGAGGGGCAGTTTGATCAAGGGCCATACGTGTCAATGGCCCTTGATGATCCCTGCCTGGCCCTCCTGAGCTTCTCTCCTACTCTGACTTGTCTCCCCAAGGCAAGGTCTTCCAGTCCCAGGCCTAGGGCACAAAATTTCTGGCACTCACTTGTGTGGCCTGTGACGCTCTGAGTGATTGCTCCCTGAGATGAGGTAATATCCACCCGGTAGCGGGCCCCAGGCACTAGCCCATAGAAGATAACATGGGTGGCACCAGAGGGCACAGAGATGTTTCCTAGGAGGCCTTGGGCACCATCAGCATAGAGCAGTGCCCGCCTCCCAGGCTCCCTGGCAGCTTCCAGACCTTCCAGCTGCAGCTTGGCACTATTGTCCTGCCTGGACTGGGCTGCAGGATCTAGAGAAAAAGTAGGCCCGAGATAGTGAGGACCCAGATGCCTCAAGATGCCAATGCCCCTGGGAAAGACCCTGCCCTGACCTTCCCCAACCCAGACTCACCAGCCAGCCAAGCGCTGGCCTGAGCCCAGGCCTCATAGGGGCCGGCCAGAACCTTCAGCTCCAGAGCATAGTGTCCAGCTGGCAGGGGCCCTGGGAATGTGGCATTTTGGGCCTCAGGGCCCAGAGTGGTGCTCTTCTCCAAGGGCCCACTCAGCTTCAGCAGATAACCATCCCGGGCTCCTGGCCCCACCTTCCAGCTTGCCCAGAGCTCAGGAGGCATGGGAGTCAGCACCAGGTCAAGTGGGGCAGAGGGAACTGAGGACAATGAGACAAATGCTCCTGAAACACCTCAGCAGTGGATGAGAAAAGCCCTACTTCATCTGCACCAGCTGCCTCCTACACACATCATACCGTGCGTCATCCAGATGCTAGTGGCCCCATTGGCCACCTTCCAGATGAATACCAGGATCTGGTAGCTACTATCTAACCAGGGACAACAATAACAGAAATAGAAGACATCACATAATTAAATGTGTGTGCCAACATGATTCTAAGGATTCTATACACAGTATCTCACGCTTAATCCTCGGGCTagaagggagaccctatcttttaAAGATATAGGAACTAGTGCAGAGCTAGAGGTAGGCAGTTCATCCAGAGATGCCCAGCCAGCAGGTGGCAGAAACAAAACTCAGAACTTAGGCCGCCTGATTTCTCTACTCTTGACCACTGCACAGCAATGCTTCTTGGAGGGAAAATGTGGTGCATGGCAGCAGACACAGCTTTGAAGGCGTCCAGCCAAGGTTAGATCAGCCACCCTCATACCCATATGACCTTGGGTTCTTCCTCTCTCTGCACCTCAGTTACCTCCACTATAATGTATCAGGCTGTCTTGAGAATCGAACAAAACTATACACAGAAAGTGCCGAGCATAgagacccccacctccaccaATGATAATCGTTACCTTCACCATCATCCTCTCAGGTGAGCACCAACCACCCACCAAGTGGAGGAGCGTACCCTGCAAGTGTCCAGACGAACTGTGCTCCCTGCCAGCATTTCCTGGCTGATCAGCCAGATGAGAACTGAGTCTCTGCTGTGATCCCttcccctccaccaccacccctagGCACTCACAGGTCCACTCGGTGGCATTGGGCCCCACCACCCGATGGGGTCCGGCAGCAGCACTAAGTGTCAGCTCATAGGCAGTGCCCGGAGACAGGTGGAAGAAGGTGTGATTTGAGACCCCTCGTCTGACTACGGCAGTGAGGTTGGAGCCACCTAGGAAGTCTGCGAGCACTAGGTGGAGCCAGGCAGCCCCCTGGGAGCTGTTCCAGTAGGCTTGCAGAGCACTGATGCCCAGGGCACGCAGCACCAAATGATCCGGAGGTACAGGTCCTGGACGAAGGGTGGACAGAGCATAGCCAGGTCCAGGAAGAGCCCTGGATTCAGATAATGGCACTAGCTCTGGTGCTAGGGGTCCCAGAAGCATAACCACATTGGGACATGGCTGCCTACTCACTCCCACCTCCTCTGGATTGGTGGCCACCTGGGGCCTTACCCAGATGTCCACCTTACCTGTCCACTGGTAGACGCTGGTCTTTGCTTGAAGATCACCAGCCCAGGTAATAACTTCCAAAACATACTGGCTACCTGGCAAGAGGTTGCCAAAATTGTAAGACAGGGTGCTTGGGGACACAGAGATATTATGAGCCAGTGTTTGGGATTCCAGGTGGTGGAGGAGAAGTTGGTAGCCATCCTGCTCCCCAGGGGCATCACTCCAGAAGGCCTCCAGACTGATGGGGCTTCCGGTGCTGTGGAGCTGCAGGCCTTGGACAATTGATGGGGCTGCAACAGAGGTAGAGAGAAGCATCAAGTTTAGTGCCAAAGGCCTCACCCCTCTGCTTGTGCTTCTAAATAGGCTTCTAGATCAGATTCAGTCCTCACAGACCTGTTGCATTTGACTACCCTCCCCTCAGGGGTAGTCACAACCTGCCCTGACCCCAGGCAGGGTCCCCTCCCCCTCAGCTTGCAGACCTCATACCAGTTTGGGCAGTGACAGTGACAGTAGCATTCTGTCCACAGGGTCGCAGGTCAGTCACTTCCAGCTGGTAGCGACTCCCTGGCACCAAGTCGTGGAACTCAAAACTGGATTCATTGGTATAGGCCAGGAGCTGCTGCCCTTCGGGAGATCCGAGGGGGCTGAGGCGCGTGAGGGAGAGGGCCCGGCCAAACCCACTTGGCTCTGCAGCTGCCCAGCTCAGAAAGAGGCTGGTAGGCTTGCCCTGGCTGCTGATGTTCACGTTCAGAGGTAGGCCTGGAGGAAAGGGGTGAGTTCACAGTCTCCCAATACTCCTTCTGcccaaaagaaggagagaaggccAAAAACGGACCAGAGCAGAGGCAGGAGCTGGTTTGGAGCCATTAGCCCCGTACCTACTCACTCCTCTTCCTCAGAACCCCTCCCCCACTGaagacacctacctccaccttctgGGTCTGGGCTTCCTTCCAGTGAGTGGCATGTGTATTCCTGTAggaaagaggggagaggaagagatagGCAGAGGCCTTTGGGGTCCAGGTCTCTGGGAAAGCCAGTGGGTCAAGGACAGGATCAGAGAGAAGGCGTCCTGTGTGtctgaccccccccccaccacacacacacacacacacacacacacacacacagccaaatGAGAGAAGAAGTGGCTCCtggagtcacacacacacacaaggtgcAGGCAGCAGCCCAGCAGGCTGGAGCACTTTCTTTCCGTCCTCCACGCTGGCCTGGATGGGAAGGGAGTAGCTTTCCTTCTCCACTAATGCAGACCAGCTGTGGGACCCGGCTGAGAGGTGAGGAGCCTGGAGGCTCCTGGAGAGCAGGGTCCCACTCACCCGGCCTGCCCCCCATGCCCACCTTACCTCAGCCAAAAAACCCCGGAGCCAGAGGAAGACAGCAAACAGGACTGGGGGCTTCATCCTGGTATGTCTGCAGAGGAAAAATTGGGAGGCAGCAGAAGGCGGAGTCACATCCCCTCAACCCTCCCCTTGCCCCGCTGGCTGTGGGCAAGGGTGGGAAAGGCAGCCTTTCAAGCAGGGAACAGGCAGCAAAGAACAAGGGGCTGCCTCTCAGCCCCAGACCTGACTCTCACCCCACCCAGCCTTGGCAAGGCTCCAGATGGAAGAGAGGTGGGAACTTGGTTCTAGGCCCAGAAGGTGGAAGGGGATTGCAGCTCTCCCATGTAGACAagcccacctcctccctctgcctacCCTACTTCCACCCACTTCCAGCAGTTGGCTCTCCAGGGAGGAAATTGTCCCGTGCTCTTGGGGAAGATCAAGAGGAGCGATTGCCTTGCAACTGGACACACTTGGTGGAGATGGCCAACTCCCCGACACTGGAAAAGGCTTAGCGCATCTATTGACTACTTCCCACGTGCCTGTGTGGTAGACAgggag is a window from the Castor canadensis chromosome 11, mCasCan1.hap1v2, whole genome shotgun sequence genome containing:
- the LOC109682252 gene encoding receptor-type tyrosine-protein phosphatase V-like isoform X2 codes for the protein MKPPVLFAVFLWLRGFLAEEYTCHSLEGSPDPEGGGLPLNVNISSQGKPTSLFLSWAAAEPSGFGRALSLTRLSPLGSPEGQQLLAYTNESSFEFHDLVPGSRYQLEVTDLRPCGQNATVTVTAQTAPSIVQGLQLHSTGSPISLEAFWSDAPGEQDGYQLLLHHLESQTLAHNISVSPSTLSYNFGNLLPGSQYVLEVITWAGDLQAKTSVYQWTGKVDIWVRPQVATNPEEVGVSRQPCPNVVMLLGPLAPELVPLSESRALPGPGYALSTLRPGPVPPDHLVLRALGISALQAYWNSSQGAAWLHLVLADFLGGSNLTAVVRRGVSNHTFFHLSPGTAYELTLSAAAGPHRVVGPNATEWTFPSAPLDLVLTPMPPELWASWKVGPGARDGYLLKLSGPLEKSTTLGPEAQNATFPGPLPAGHYALELKVLAGPYEAWAQASAWLADPAAQSRQDNSAKLQLEGLEAAREPGRRALLYADGAQGLLGNISVPSGATHVIFYGLVPGARYRVDITSSQGAITQSVTGHTSPLAPQSLELINRGSPSDLTIGWAPAPGQREGYKVTWHQEGSQRSLVSLVDVGPDNSSLTLRGLVPGSCYTMSAWAWAGNLSSSIQRIHTCTRPAPPANLSLGFATQPPVLRASWSLPPGGRDGFQLRLYSLRPLALESKETLAPEAQNFSWAQLAPGSEFLVQLGTLQGSEESSSVNATGWTPPLAPPLVNVTSEGTTQLRASWIHASGGRDRYQMILYQAGTQIATSTVGAKVDSMSFSALTPGTKYEVEVVSRAGPFRTAAANVSGWTSPLIPNEVLVSMQAGSAVVNLAWVSGPMGQGTCHAQLSEAGHPTWVQPLVLGQAHLMLRDLTPGHNLSLSVLCQAGPLQASTHPVVLPIEPGPVEDVQCQPEATYLALNWSRPSGDVDACLVVAEKLAAGGAARLVFQANTSEDALLLPNLVPATSYRLSLTALGRNGLQSRAVSLVCTTSAEAWHPPELAAAPQLEPESGMGVMITRGMFGKDDGRIQWYGVIATTNMSLVHPSQEAINHTWFDHYFRGQDSYLAILLPNPFYPGPWAVPRSWTVPMGTEDCGHTQEICNGQLKPGSQYRFSVAAFTRFSASETIISFSAFSEPRASVSSTAVPLPVLVGIATGCGLTVCAMLSLLCWRRLKGQSRAEKDFSHELMPHGLRRTHRPITVHSFRQNYEAKSAHEHQAFFQEFEELKEVGREQPRLEAEHPANTTKNRYPHVLPYDHSRVRLTQLAGEPHSDYINANFIPGYTHPQEFIATQGPLKKTLEDFWRLVWEQQVHLIVMLTVGMENGRVLCEHYWPVDSTPITHGHLTIRLLAEEPEDEWTKREFQMEHGAQNKQRRVKQLQFTTWPDHSIPEAPSSLLTFVELVQEQARTIQGMGPILVHCSPPGLSPQCGRGPDWHLRGPPEAAATAGGGAGGGCVPCCVRAPAEPASHDPDAEPVCLPA
- the LOC109682252 gene encoding receptor-type tyrosine-protein phosphatase V-like isoform X1 encodes the protein MKPPVLFAVFLWLRGFLAEEYTCHSLEGSPDPEGGGLPLNVNISSQGKPTSLFLSWAAAEPSGFGRALSLTRLSPLGSPEGQQLLAYTNESSFEFHDLVPGSRYQLEVTDLRPCGQNATVTVTAQTAPSIVQGLQLHSTGSPISLEAFWSDAPGEQDGYQLLLHHLESQTLAHNISVSPSTLSYNFGNLLPGSQYVLEVITWAGDLQAKTSVYQWTGKVDIWVRPQVATNPEEVGVSRQPCPNVVMLLGPLAPELVPLSESRALPGPGYALSTLRPGPVPPDHLVLRALGISALQAYWNSSQGAAWLHLVLADFLGGSNLTAVVRRGVSNHTFFHLSPGTAYELTLSAAAGPHRVVGPNATEWTFPSAPLDLVLTPMPPELWASWKVGPGARDGYLLKLSGPLEKSTTLGPEAQNATFPGPLPAGHYALELKVLAGPYEAWAQASAWLADPAAQSRQDNSAKLQLEGLEAAREPGRRALLYADGAQGLLGNISVPSGATHVIFYGLVPGARYRVDITSSQGAITQSVTGHTSPLAPQSLELINRGSPSDLTIGWAPAPGQREGYKVTWHQEGSQRSLVSLVDVGPDNSSLTLRGLVPGSCYTMSAWAWAGNLSSSIQRIHTCTRPAPPANLSLGFATQPPVLRASWSLPPGGRDGFQLRLYSLRPLALESKETLAPEAQNFSWAQLAPGSEFLVQLGTLQGSEESSSVNATGWTPPLAPPLVNVTSEGTTQLRASWIHASGGRDRYQMILYQAGTQIATSTVGAKVDSMSFSALTPGTKYEVEVVSRAGPFRTAAANVSGWTSPLIPNEVLVSMQAGSAVVNLAWVSGPMGQGTCHAQLSEAGHPTWVQPLVLGQAHLMLRDLTPGHNLSLSVLCQAGPLQASTHPVVLPIEPGPVEDVQCQPEATYLALNWSRPSGDVDACLVVAEKLAAGGAARLVFQANTSEDALLLPNLVPATSYRLSLTALGRNGLQSRAVSLVCTTSAEAWHPPELAAAPQLEPESGMGVMITRGMFGKDDGRIQWYGVIATTNMSLVHPSQEAINHTWFDHYFRGQDSYLAILLPNPFYPGPWAVPRSWTVPMGTEDCGHTQEICNGQLKPGSQYRFSVAAFTRFSASETIISFSAFSEPRASVSSTAVPLPVLVGIATGCGLTVCAMLSLLCWRRLKGQSRAEKDFSHELMPHGLRRTHRPITVHSFRQNYEAKSAHEHQAFFQEFEELKEVGREQPRLEAEHPANTTKNRYPHVLPYDHSRVRLTQLAGEPHSDYINANFIPGYTHPQEFIATQGPLKKTLEDFWRLVWEQQVHLIVMLTVGMENGRVLCEHYWPVDSTPITHGHLTIRLLAEEPEDEWTKREFQMEHGAQNKQRRVKQLQFTTWPDHSIPEAPSSLLTFVELVQEQARTIQGMGPILVHCSAGVGRTGTFVALLRLLQQLEEEQVVDVFHAVYVLRLNRPLMIQTPSQYVFLHNCLLNKILKGPSDTLESGPISVMNFAQACAKRAANANAGFLKEYKLLLQAIKDEAGSLTPPPGYEQDNTLFYDCSQVQESPDGDMPEAWLFPGGPFGRDHVVLTGPAGPEELWELVWEHGAHVLVSLCPPNAQEKLQEFWPTEMQPVVTDLVTVYRVAENNTAGWPCTVFRVTQVTSGVAATGHEGESRTERLVQRLQFPCWEPGHELPVTTLLPFLAAVNQCCYQGKSKKPGTLLSYSSKGVTQLGTFLAMEQLLQQAGAEYSVDVFNVALQQSQACGLMTPTLEQYIYLYNCLNSALVDGLP